In one Corallococcus sp. EGB genomic region, the following are encoded:
- a CDS encoding NFACT RNA binding domain-containing protein, whose translation MSLRPVEFGEVVAEAAARLVGAVAQKAWCPLPRLAYLELRVPGRSVVLCLCAEGELSRLSVAEDRFPTPGEPAPFQRWLRQELTGFKLQAARYLEDSRAIVLEFEREDVRRRLVLEVGAPGGLLLLSDNNRVLMLSGEGFGPRRNLYPGAQWSPPEPVSAEALAKGRAQPSRLEPREGDVLPRLQAAERVLGQKDRTSRADTIRRRLAQPYRARLKRASRTLEKVRAEAGRGPEAEKHRQVGELLAQNLHRLKRGASQVTLTAYTEEGVEEVQVKLDPKRTPREEADWHFHQYRRLLRGVEQARHREAELAREVAHAQTALAQIEAMDDAALLAQVDVLQVSQGEEGPKGGLPFKEYVGHGGARIWVGRGSEDNDQLTFKVARPWHLWLHARGLPGSHVVVPLEKNAEVAQEVLLDAAHLALHHSGAKGEPRGEVSYLPVKFVRKLKGAAPGQVTYAREKTFVVRMEPERLERLLKSRHGDPGASS comes from the coding sequence ATGTCGCTGCGTCCGGTGGAGTTCGGGGAGGTCGTGGCGGAGGCCGCGGCCCGGCTGGTGGGCGCGGTGGCCCAGAAGGCGTGGTGCCCGCTGCCCCGCCTGGCCTACCTGGAGCTGCGCGTCCCCGGCAGATCGGTGGTGCTGTGCCTGTGCGCTGAAGGTGAGCTGTCGCGCCTGTCCGTCGCGGAGGACCGCTTCCCCACGCCGGGCGAGCCCGCGCCCTTCCAGCGCTGGCTGCGCCAGGAGCTCACCGGCTTCAAGCTCCAGGCCGCGCGCTACCTGGAGGACTCTCGCGCCATCGTCCTGGAGTTCGAGCGCGAGGACGTGCGCCGCCGGCTCGTCCTGGAGGTGGGCGCGCCCGGGGGACTGCTGCTCCTCAGCGACAACAACCGGGTGCTGATGCTCTCCGGTGAAGGCTTCGGCCCCAGGCGCAACCTCTATCCCGGAGCGCAGTGGTCTCCACCGGAGCCCGTGTCCGCGGAGGCGCTGGCGAAGGGGCGCGCGCAGCCCTCGCGCCTGGAGCCGCGCGAAGGGGACGTGCTCCCCAGGCTGCAGGCCGCCGAGCGGGTGCTCGGGCAGAAGGACCGCACCAGCCGCGCGGACACCATCCGACGCCGGCTCGCGCAGCCGTACCGGGCGCGGCTGAAGCGCGCCTCGCGAACATTGGAGAAGGTGCGCGCGGAGGCGGGGCGCGGCCCGGAGGCGGAGAAGCACCGGCAGGTGGGCGAGCTGCTCGCGCAGAACCTGCACCGGCTCAAGCGCGGCGCCTCCCAGGTGACGCTCACCGCCTATACAGAGGAGGGCGTGGAGGAGGTCCAGGTGAAGCTGGACCCGAAGCGCACTCCCAGGGAGGAGGCGGACTGGCACTTCCACCAGTACCGCCGCCTGCTGCGCGGCGTGGAGCAGGCGCGCCACCGCGAGGCGGAGCTCGCGCGCGAGGTGGCGCACGCGCAGACGGCGCTCGCGCAGATCGAGGCCATGGATGACGCCGCGCTGCTCGCGCAGGTGGACGTGCTCCAGGTGTCGCAGGGCGAGGAGGGCCCGAAGGGGGGCCTCCCCTTCAAGGAGTACGTGGGCCACGGCGGCGCGCGCATCTGGGTGGGGCGCGGCTCCGAGGACAACGACCAGCTCACCTTCAAGGTGGCCCGTCCGTGGCACCTGTGGCTGCACGCGCGCGGCCTGCCGGGCAGCCACGTGGTGGTGCCGCTGGAGAAGAACGCGGAGGTGGCGCAGGAGGTGCTCCTGGACGCGGCGCACCTGGCGCTGCACCACTCCGGCGCCAAGGGCGAGCCGCGCGGCGAGGTGAGCTATCTGCCGGTGAAGTTCGTGCGCAAGCTGAAGGGCGCGGCCCCCGGGCAGGTGACGTATGCCCGGGAGAAGACCTTTGTCGTGCGCATGGAGCCGGAGCGGTTGGAGCGGCTGCTCAAGTCGCGCCATGGCGACCCGGGCGCATCGTCCTGA
- a CDS encoding glycoside hydrolase family 1 protein, whose amino-acid sequence MSTSALTFPASFTFGVATSAYQVEGGIENDWSQWERQGRLKEPHARCGRAVDHWHRYPEDYALAKAVGATAFRLSLEWARIEPERGRFDEAALEAYRERLLRLRALGLRPVVTLHHFTHPTWFHASTPWHLPESLEAFRQYVRRCAPLLEGLDALIITLNEPMVLLLGGYLQGVMPPGIADGGKMMAALANLVRAHVIAREELGQRLGRVELGISQNMLAFAPDRAWHPLDRLLVRWAAPAYNHAFHEALSTGRLRVFMPGVASTNVHIEGARDSVEFVGVNYYTRAHLRFIPRPPFIDFKYRDPEGRGLTDIGWEQRPEGFLQLLQEVKRYGKPVWVTENGIDDRKGTVRPEYIHAHLRQVLTAREAGVDVQGYLYWSLLDNFEWLEGWGPRFGLYHVDFDTLERRPTPACDYFRAVATGRVLVPPASVVAGAQPSAAR is encoded by the coding sequence ATGAGCACCAGCGCGCTGACCTTCCCCGCGTCCTTCACCTTCGGCGTCGCCACGTCCGCGTACCAGGTGGAGGGCGGCATCGAGAACGACTGGTCCCAGTGGGAGCGGCAGGGGAGGCTGAAGGAGCCGCATGCGCGCTGCGGCCGCGCGGTGGACCACTGGCACCGGTACCCGGAGGACTACGCGCTGGCGAAGGCGGTGGGGGCCACGGCGTTCCGGCTGTCGCTGGAGTGGGCGCGCATCGAGCCCGAGCGCGGCCGGTTCGACGAGGCCGCGCTGGAGGCCTACCGCGAGCGGCTCTTGCGGCTGCGCGCCCTGGGCTTGCGGCCGGTGGTGACGCTGCATCACTTCACCCATCCCACGTGGTTCCACGCGTCCACGCCCTGGCACCTTCCGGAGAGCCTGGAGGCCTTCCGCCAGTATGTGCGCCGGTGCGCCCCCCTGTTGGAGGGGCTGGACGCGCTCATCATCACCTTGAACGAACCGATGGTCCTCTTGTTGGGCGGCTACCTCCAGGGAGTGATGCCGCCGGGCATCGCGGACGGGGGGAAGATGATGGCCGCGCTCGCCAACCTGGTGCGGGCGCACGTCATCGCGCGCGAGGAGCTGGGGCAGCGGCTGGGCCGGGTGGAGCTGGGCATCTCCCAGAACATGCTCGCGTTCGCGCCGGACCGCGCGTGGCATCCCCTGGACCGCCTGCTGGTGCGGTGGGCGGCCCCCGCCTACAACCACGCGTTCCACGAGGCGCTGTCCACCGGCCGCCTGCGCGTGTTCATGCCGGGCGTGGCGTCCACGAACGTGCACATCGAGGGGGCGCGCGACTCGGTGGAGTTCGTGGGCGTCAACTACTACACGCGCGCGCACCTGCGCTTCATCCCGCGTCCGCCGTTCATCGACTTCAAGTACCGCGACCCGGAGGGGCGCGGGCTCACCGACATCGGGTGGGAGCAGCGGCCCGAGGGCTTCCTCCAGCTCCTCCAGGAGGTGAAGCGCTACGGCAAGCCGGTGTGGGTCACGGAGAACGGCATCGACGACCGTAAGGGGACGGTGCGGCCGGAGTACATCCATGCGCACCTGCGCCAGGTGCTGACCGCGCGCGAGGCGGGCGTGGACGTGCAGGGCTACCTCTATTGGAGCCTGCTGGACAACTTCGAGTGGCTGGAAGGCTGGGGCCCGCGCTTCGGCCTCTACCACGTCGACTTCGACACGCTGGAGCGCCGCCCCACCCCGGCGTGCGACTACTTCCGCGCGGTGGCCACCGGGCGCGTGCTGGTGCCGCCGGCCTCCGTCGTGGCCGGCGCTCAGCCCAGCGCCGCGCGGTAG
- the dusB gene encoding tRNA dihydrouridine synthase DusB has product MLKLGPYTLPNPYILAPMAGVSERPFRVIAFRLGAALCPTELVSAQGLMRQNQRTLKYLRYDPEVEKPYSLQIFGGEPEAMARAAQVGKAAGAQLIDINMGCPVKKVVRNGAGSGLLCDVPRAAAIVRAIREATGLPVTCKIRSGWDARTLNYLQVAEALQEAGCAGLALHPRTREQGYSGQANWAHIADLKRHFPELPIMGNGDVRTVADAHRMLDSTGCDFVMIGRGALGNPWLFRELRGGPPATPEERCELVLEHARGHAEFVGDALGAVRSFRRHLAWYAHGLKGAAHFRSEVNQLDSPQAVEDSVRRFFAGADTDPTALLEEPPEVDYRAALG; this is encoded by the coding sequence ATGCTGAAGCTGGGTCCCTACACGCTCCCCAACCCCTACATCCTCGCGCCCATGGCCGGCGTGAGCGAGCGTCCCTTCCGCGTCATCGCCTTCCGCCTGGGCGCGGCGCTCTGCCCCACGGAGCTGGTCAGCGCCCAGGGGCTGATGCGGCAGAACCAGCGCACCCTCAAGTACCTGCGCTACGACCCAGAGGTGGAGAAGCCCTACTCGCTGCAGATTTTCGGCGGCGAACCGGAGGCCATGGCCCGGGCCGCGCAGGTGGGCAAGGCCGCGGGCGCGCAGCTCATCGACATCAACATGGGCTGCCCGGTGAAGAAGGTGGTGCGCAACGGCGCCGGCAGCGGCCTCTTGTGCGACGTGCCCCGCGCCGCCGCCATCGTCCGCGCCATCCGGGAGGCAACGGGCCTGCCGGTCACCTGTAAAATCCGCTCGGGCTGGGACGCGCGCACGCTCAACTACCTCCAGGTGGCGGAGGCCCTCCAGGAGGCGGGGTGCGCGGGGCTCGCGCTGCACCCGCGCACGCGCGAGCAGGGCTACTCGGGCCAGGCGAACTGGGCCCACATCGCGGACCTGAAGCGCCACTTCCCGGAGCTGCCCATCATGGGCAACGGCGACGTGAGGACGGTGGCGGACGCCCACCGCATGCTGGACAGCACCGGCTGCGACTTCGTGATGATTGGCCGGGGCGCGCTGGGCAACCCGTGGCTCTTCCGGGAGCTGCGGGGCGGCCCGCCCGCCACGCCGGAGGAGCGCTGCGAGCTGGTGCTGGAGCACGCCCGCGGCCACGCGGAGTTCGTCGGGGACGCCTTGGGCGCGGTGCGCTCCTTCCGCCGCCACCTGGCCTGGTACGCCCACGGCCTGAAGGGCGCGGCGCACTTCCGCTCGGAGGTGAACCAGCTGGACTCGCCGCAGGCGGTGGAGGACAGCGTGCGCCGCTTCTTCGCGGGCGCGGACACCGACCCCACGGCCCTCCTGGAGGAGCCGCCGGAGGTGGACTACCGCGCGGCGCTGGGCTGA
- a CDS encoding site-2 protease family protein has product MFRFRLGSVPVQVHTSHLLFSAVFAFQSRPLPGRHSGAGWLGDQLVDPSSPGHVGALVAFVLAWMFIIFVSVLVHELGHAVAFRFFGYRPSVDLVFMGGVTRPNTDAPLPWHKDVVSSFAGPLAGLTLGVLCWAVLMQVRGRSEMADFFLGNFFFANMVWAVLNLLPVPPLDGGHISTALATRMFGRRGFIVSHVLALGLCVGVVLLSIRTGALFMGVLFAMFGFQAFRVLADVMRARNAAKEEEGPLAQALREAQQALREDRLDDAWRQGTRLLETEGLSPNLTSRAHYLLGWVALKQGHGRPALDHFSQVQGQPVEMHAVAAAFSLVGDDARAVGYWKQAWAESQDRTVMHEYAGALIRLGQVNEALRLPGADPAAAFRCAERALFIRGAYSEAAAVSEAALRHVPDPGIAYDAACAFARAGNVPDAVRLLQRAEGLGFRDAAYAASDEDLAHLHGHPAFEQWLARLRPAASP; this is encoded by the coding sequence ATGTTCCGTTTCAGGCTCGGGAGCGTCCCCGTCCAGGTCCATACCAGTCACCTGCTCTTCTCCGCGGTGTTCGCCTTCCAGTCCCGCCCGCTGCCGGGGCGTCACTCGGGAGCCGGGTGGCTGGGGGACCAGCTGGTCGACCCTTCGTCGCCCGGGCACGTGGGCGCCCTGGTGGCCTTCGTGCTGGCGTGGATGTTCATCATCTTCGTGTCGGTGCTCGTCCACGAGCTGGGGCACGCGGTGGCCTTCCGCTTCTTCGGCTACCGGCCGAGCGTGGACCTGGTCTTCATGGGCGGCGTCACCCGGCCCAACACGGACGCGCCGCTGCCCTGGCACAAGGACGTGGTGAGCAGCTTCGCGGGGCCGCTGGCGGGGCTGACGCTGGGCGTCCTGTGCTGGGCGGTGCTGATGCAGGTGCGGGGCCGCTCGGAGATGGCGGACTTCTTCCTGGGCAACTTCTTCTTCGCCAACATGGTGTGGGCGGTGCTGAACCTGCTGCCGGTGCCGCCCCTGGACGGCGGGCACATCAGCACGGCGCTGGCGACGCGGATGTTCGGGCGGCGGGGCTTCATCGTGTCGCACGTGCTGGCGCTGGGGCTGTGCGTGGGCGTGGTGCTGCTCAGCATCCGGACCGGGGCGCTGTTCATGGGCGTGCTCTTCGCCATGTTCGGCTTCCAGGCGTTCCGCGTGCTGGCGGACGTGATGCGCGCGCGCAACGCGGCGAAGGAGGAGGAGGGCCCCCTCGCCCAGGCCCTGCGCGAGGCGCAGCAGGCGCTGCGCGAGGACCGGCTGGACGACGCGTGGCGGCAGGGCACCCGGCTCCTGGAGACCGAGGGCCTGTCCCCCAACCTCACCAGCCGGGCGCACTATCTCCTGGGCTGGGTGGCGCTGAAGCAGGGCCACGGGCGGCCCGCGCTGGACCACTTCTCCCAGGTGCAGGGCCAGCCGGTGGAGATGCACGCGGTGGCGGCGGCGTTCTCGCTGGTGGGGGATGACGCCCGGGCGGTGGGCTACTGGAAGCAGGCGTGGGCCGAGTCGCAGGACCGCACCGTGATGCACGAGTACGCGGGAGCGCTCATCCGGCTGGGCCAGGTGAACGAGGCGCTGCGGCTGCCCGGCGCGGACCCGGCGGCCGCGTTCCGGTGCGCGGAGCGGGCGCTGTTCATCCGGGGCGCCTATTCGGAGGCCGCGGCGGTGAGCGAGGCCGCCCTTCGCCACGTGCCCGACCCGGGCATCGCGTACGACGCGGCGTGCGCCTTCGCTCGCGCGGGCAACGTGCCGGACGCGGTGCGCCTGCTCCAGCGGGCGGAAGGGCTGGGCTTCCGGGACGCGGCCTATGCCGCCTCCGACGAGGACCTGGCGCACCTGCACGGCCACCCCGCCTTCGAGCAGTGGCTGGCTCGGCTGCGGCCGGCCGCCTCGCCCTGA
- a CDS encoding RNA polymerase sigma factor yields the protein MPVSSGASGDSDEVLMERFRQGDAQAFDALFQRYARPVQGYLARLTGSPSTAEDLAQLTFLSLVRARGRYQAGARVRPWLYAIATNAARDHARRHRRPEDLTPEGELPVTVAADTPEPRDVGLERAVQHALAQLPEGQRLPILMHRFEGMGFAEIAEALGLTESAVKVRAHRGYARLRELLAPLQEETSR from the coding sequence ATGCCGGTGTCCTCGGGAGCTTCCGGCGACTCGGACGAGGTGCTGATGGAGCGGTTCCGCCAGGGAGACGCGCAGGCGTTCGACGCGCTCTTCCAGCGCTACGCGCGCCCCGTCCAGGGCTACCTGGCGCGCCTCACCGGCAGCCCCTCCACCGCCGAGGACCTGGCCCAGCTCACCTTCCTGTCCCTGGTGCGCGCGCGGGGCCGCTACCAGGCGGGCGCCCGCGTCCGTCCGTGGCTGTACGCCATCGCCACCAACGCCGCGCGGGACCATGCCCGCCGCCACCGCCGCCCGGAGGACCTCACGCCCGAGGGCGAGCTGCCCGTCACCGTCGCGGCGGACACGCCGGAGCCGCGCGACGTGGGACTGGAGCGCGCGGTGCAACACGCCCTGGCGCAGCTGCCCGAAGGCCAGCGGCTGCCCATCCTCATGCACCGCTTCGAGGGCATGGGCTTCGCTGAAATCGCCGAGGCCCTGGGCCTCACCGAGAGCGCGGTGAAGGTCCGCGCCCACCGGGGCTACGCGCGCCTGCGCGAGCTGCTCGCCCCGCTCCAGGAGGAGACATCGCGATGA
- a CDS encoding NrsF family protein produces the protein MTPECERVLDQMDGPLPPDLASHAAGCADCRALLAGFHALGPPASVPSPTPVDEARLEQTRRQSLTELAARPRPTPWWKEVAVLLATYLVVGVLGLFVVGRHGMMLNAASPWAVALVALLIVVGVGGGAMVALAPMRRAWPFTLVASGALVVALAQLTGRSGVQARPFLAGTLGCMGAEVALSVVPLALALVLLCRSAFQPVRALAAGLSSAGVSLLVLHVHCPDGSAGHLMLGHVLPWLVLAGVAVFIRSRLPSRSFAP, from the coding sequence ATGACGCCCGAGTGTGAGCGCGTCCTGGACCAGATGGACGGCCCGTTGCCTCCGGACCTGGCGTCGCACGCGGCGGGCTGCGCGGACTGCCGCGCCCTGCTGGCGGGCTTCCATGCCCTGGGGCCTCCCGCCTCCGTCCCCTCCCCCACCCCCGTTGACGAAGCGCGGCTGGAGCAGACGCGGCGCCAGTCGCTGACGGAGCTGGCCGCACGGCCCCGGCCCACGCCGTGGTGGAAGGAGGTGGCGGTGCTGCTCGCCACCTATCTGGTGGTGGGCGTCCTGGGCCTGTTCGTGGTGGGCCGGCACGGGATGATGCTCAACGCCGCGTCGCCGTGGGCGGTGGCGCTGGTGGCGCTGCTCATCGTCGTGGGCGTGGGCGGGGGGGCGATGGTGGCCCTGGCGCCGATGCGGCGCGCCTGGCCCTTCACGCTCGTGGCCTCGGGCGCGCTCGTCGTGGCGCTGGCGCAGCTGACGGGACGCTCGGGGGTCCAGGCGCGGCCGTTCCTCGCGGGAACCCTGGGGTGCATGGGCGCGGAGGTGGCCCTGTCGGTGGTGCCGTTGGCGCTGGCGCTCGTCCTCCTGTGCCGCTCCGCCTTCCAGCCCGTGCGGGCGCTGGCGGCGGGCCTGTCCTCCGCGGGGGTGAGCCTGCTGGTGCTGCACGTGCACTGCCCGGACGGCAGCGCGGGCCACCTGATGCTCGGGCACGTGCTGCCGTGGCTCGTGCTGGCGGGCGTGGCGGTGTTCATCCGCTCGCGCCTGCCGTCCCGCTCGTTCGCGCCTTGA
- a CDS encoding peroxiredoxin, with translation MLKPGDVAPEFTVQDSAGKTHRLSDYRGKNVVLWFYPKADTPGCTAEGCSFRDHKPQYEAKGTAILGISFDTPAENKAFSEKFGFNFPLLCDVDRKVGLAYGAADDASAPNARRVGVVIGPDGRIKEWHAKVDARAFPQEALSRLQ, from the coding sequence ATGCTCAAGCCGGGAGACGTCGCGCCGGAGTTCACCGTGCAGGACTCGGCGGGAAAGACGCACCGCCTGTCGGACTACCGGGGCAAGAACGTGGTGCTCTGGTTCTACCCGAAGGCGGACACGCCGGGATGCACCGCGGAGGGCTGCTCCTTCCGCGACCACAAGCCCCAGTACGAGGCGAAGGGCACCGCCATCCTGGGTATCAGCTTCGACACACCCGCGGAGAACAAGGCCTTCTCCGAGAAGTTCGGCTTCAACTTCCCGCTCCTGTGCGACGTGGACCGCAAGGTGGGGCTGGCCTACGGCGCCGCGGATGACGCCTCGGCCCCCAACGCGCGCCGCGTGGGCGTGGTCATCGGGCCGGACGGCCGCATCAAGGAGTGGCACGCGAAGGTGGACGCGCGCGCCTTCCCCCAGGAAGCGCTGTCGCGGCTCCAGTAG
- a CDS encoding chloride channel protein gives MNDSDEPPPAQVQRMAALSLWARQNLSRLIYFLLGASNRIRLPSPSVLPIAGAVVGLYSGLAAGIFSNLIGVMSGITFSAAELAATLKPQRLHTLMESLASARWHLEYALVGVPLALGALLLARVIDPGGPRDEVKRRLRLLALLTLGALSLYYPLVGLAAVNAVFGHSHNMPAALPHLPWWLVLLAPTVGGLAVGRLLRDRPETHGHGLPEVVRAVKSGANVVPADRGLLKLIASAITIGSGGSAGREGPIVYGGAAFASSVGRVLGFSRKELSILLACGAGAGISASFNAPIAGAVFAMEIILREFELRVFSPIILASVAGTLVSRGVLDEAPMIHRVNYELVSGSEVFAYAALGIGCGLLAFAFVKLLHGVEHFFHGSMGGRLSPWLGRKPLPVRAALGGLCTGLLVFLSPTVWGSGHDYINLAAAGQLPFYFMLTACVLKLVATSLTIGSGGSGGTFFPAALIGAMAGGAFGTLVHYFFPLATGPSGAYAIVGMGGAVAALTRGPLTGMMMLYELSGSHEIILPLMVTCTIASALCHYLTERTAPKVQSDEDLLAATHVRALMTEVPAVPAGTPLRALTDQLLTSEAGTLPVLDTEGNLYGTVQVEQLREVWRDESMYPLLVASDMARKLPALAPDSDLAHALRVMDQEDVDALPVAPVLGLAPCGLITRAAVRRFLFAQHTRAHSTGSYPITPTEATH, from the coding sequence ATGAATGACTCCGACGAACCTCCGCCTGCCCAAGTGCAGCGGATGGCCGCGCTCAGCCTCTGGGCGCGTCAGAACCTTTCACGCCTCATCTACTTCCTTTTGGGTGCGTCCAACCGCATCCGCCTGCCCAGCCCCTCGGTGTTGCCCATCGCGGGCGCGGTGGTGGGGCTCTACAGCGGCCTCGCCGCGGGCATCTTCTCCAACCTCATTGGCGTGATGAGCGGCATCACGTTCAGCGCCGCGGAGCTGGCGGCGACGCTGAAGCCGCAGCGGCTGCACACGCTGATGGAGTCGCTCGCGTCCGCGCGCTGGCACCTGGAATACGCGCTGGTGGGCGTGCCGCTGGCGCTGGGGGCGCTGCTGCTGGCGCGGGTGATTGATCCCGGCGGCCCGCGCGACGAGGTGAAGCGCCGCCTGCGCCTGTTGGCGCTGCTGACGCTGGGCGCGCTGTCGCTCTACTACCCGCTGGTGGGCCTGGCGGCGGTGAACGCCGTGTTCGGCCACTCACACAACATGCCCGCGGCGCTGCCGCACCTGCCCTGGTGGCTGGTGCTGCTCGCGCCCACGGTGGGCGGCCTGGCGGTGGGGCGGCTCCTGCGCGACCGGCCGGAGACGCACGGCCACGGCCTGCCGGAGGTGGTGCGCGCGGTGAAGAGCGGCGCCAACGTGGTGCCGGCGGACCGCGGGTTGCTCAAGCTCATCGCGTCCGCCATCACCATTGGCAGCGGCGGGTCCGCGGGCCGCGAGGGCCCCATCGTCTATGGCGGCGCGGCGTTCGCGTCCAGCGTGGGGCGCGTGCTGGGCTTCAGCCGCAAGGAGCTGTCCATCCTGCTGGCGTGCGGCGCGGGCGCGGGCATCTCCGCGTCCTTCAACGCGCCCATCGCGGGCGCGGTGTTCGCGATGGAGATCATCCTGCGCGAGTTCGAGCTGCGGGTGTTCTCCCCCATCATCCTGGCGAGCGTGGCGGGCACGCTGGTGAGCCGGGGCGTGCTGGACGAGGCGCCCATGATCCACCGGGTGAACTACGAGCTGGTCAGCGGCTCGGAGGTGTTCGCGTACGCGGCGCTGGGCATCGGGTGCGGGCTGCTCGCGTTCGCGTTCGTGAAGCTCCTGCACGGGGTGGAGCACTTCTTCCACGGCAGCATGGGCGGCCGTCTGTCCCCGTGGCTGGGGAGGAAGCCGCTGCCGGTGCGCGCCGCGCTGGGTGGCCTGTGCACGGGTCTGCTCGTGTTCCTGAGCCCCACGGTGTGGGGCAGCGGGCACGACTACATCAACCTGGCGGCGGCGGGCCAGCTGCCCTTCTACTTCATGCTGACGGCGTGCGTGCTGAAGCTCGTGGCCACGTCGCTCACCATTGGTTCTGGCGGGTCCGGCGGCACGTTCTTCCCGGCGGCGCTCATTGGCGCCATGGCGGGCGGCGCGTTCGGCACGCTGGTGCACTACTTCTTCCCGCTCGCCACCGGGCCCAGCGGGGCGTACGCCATCGTGGGCATGGGCGGCGCGGTGGCGGCGCTCACGCGCGGCCCGCTCACCGGCATGATGATGCTGTACGAGCTGAGCGGCAGCCACGAGATCATCCTGCCGCTGATGGTCACGTGCACCATCGCGTCCGCGCTGTGCCACTACCTCACGGAGCGCACCGCGCCCAAGGTGCAGAGCGACGAGGACCTGCTGGCCGCCACGCATGTGCGCGCCCTGATGACGGAGGTGCCGGCGGTGCCCGCGGGCACGCCGCTGCGCGCGCTGACGGACCAGCTGCTCACCTCAGAGGCCGGCACGCTGCCGGTGCTGGACACCGAGGGCAACCTCTACGGCACGGTGCAGGTGGAGCAGCTGCGCGAGGTGTGGCGCGACGAGTCCATGTACCCGCTGCTCGTGGCCAGCGACATGGCGCGCAAGCTGCCGGCGCTGGCGCCGGACTCGGACCTGGCGCATGCGCTCCGGGTGATGGACCAGGAGGACGTGGACGCCCTGCCGGTGGCCCCCGTGCTGGGGCTGGCGCCATGCGGGCTCATCACCCGCGCCGCGGTCCGGCGCTTCCTCTTCGCGCAGCACACGCGCGCGCACTCGACGGGCAGCTACCCCATCACGCCCACCGAGGCGACGCACTGA
- a CDS encoding glycosyltransferase, which produces MDIVLLGPTCRPTPEAREGNAPRQLAQALRRRGHTVLLLERAAPGACIEEGTDLKRSDVAPYQDLTDLHARFHSRVRRADLVMVDAEVPQVADVSRWATSAAGGLTVFWDRDTPRTLARHALREDPGCLTPDLLAGYRLYLASSGGPVPRRIEREWGVPRVRVFLPGVDVEHVAPGSGRTRWDLGHLGPLSPERRSLLKQWLLGAARGWPEGRFVLAGTLSAVDDAWPANVERQAPPSLQEHTGFLGAQRFTLALSRAEHTPGAGLFEAAAWGAALICDTWPGLEDIFSLGEEVMVARTERDVLRYLLAMPEAERRQLGMRARARVLAEHTVAHRAKLLEQYVSEAERGVAWLAPVRSLN; this is translated from the coding sequence ATGGACATCGTCTTGCTGGGCCCCACGTGTCGGCCCACCCCCGAGGCCCGCGAAGGCAACGCCCCACGTCAGCTCGCGCAGGCGCTCCGGCGGCGCGGCCACACGGTCCTGCTCCTGGAGCGCGCGGCGCCCGGGGCCTGCATCGAGGAGGGGACTGACCTCAAGCGCTCCGACGTCGCGCCGTACCAGGACCTCACGGACCTCCACGCGCGGTTCCATTCACGGGTGCGCCGTGCGGACCTGGTGATGGTGGACGCGGAGGTGCCGCAGGTCGCGGACGTGAGTCGCTGGGCCACGAGCGCGGCGGGTGGGCTCACCGTCTTCTGGGACCGGGACACGCCTCGGACGCTGGCGCGGCATGCCCTGCGCGAGGACCCGGGCTGTCTGACGCCGGACCTGCTCGCGGGCTACCGGCTCTATCTCGCCTCCAGTGGAGGCCCGGTGCCCCGTCGGATCGAGCGCGAGTGGGGCGTGCCCCGGGTGCGCGTCTTCCTGCCGGGAGTGGACGTGGAGCACGTCGCGCCCGGAAGCGGGAGGACGCGTTGGGACCTGGGGCACCTGGGGCCGTTGTCGCCGGAGCGGCGGAGCCTGCTGAAGCAATGGTTGCTGGGCGCCGCGCGAGGCTGGCCCGAGGGCCGCTTCGTCCTCGCGGGGACGCTGTCGGCGGTGGATGACGCGTGGCCCGCCAACGTGGAGAGGCAGGCGCCGCCGTCGCTCCAGGAGCACACGGGCTTCCTGGGGGCGCAGCGCTTCACGCTGGCCCTCTCCCGGGCGGAGCACACGCCGGGCGCGGGCCTCTTCGAGGCCGCGGCCTGGGGCGCGGCGCTCATCTGCGACACGTGGCCGGGCCTGGAGGACATCTTCTCGCTGGGCGAGGAGGTGATGGTCGCCCGCACGGAGAGGGACGTGCTGCGCTACCTGCTCGCGATGCCGGAAGCGGAACGGCGCCAGCTGGGCATGCGCGCCCGAGCGAGGGTCCTGGCCGAACACACCGTGGCCCACCGCGCAAAGCTGTTGGAGCAGTACGTGAGCGAGGCGGAGCGTGGAGTCGCGTGGCTGGCCCCGGTGCGCTCGCTGAACTGA
- a CDS encoding peroxiredoxin translates to MLNSLLVVGWLSAAIPQVGDTAPDFTVKDTAGTTYTLSEMVKKGPVIVAFFPKAFTGGCTKELTAYRERYKDVEQAQGQVLAFSTDDAETLTRFKTELKAPFAFIPDPDGKVVGAYDVKMPVVTVSKRYTFVVGEDRKVLKVSEGKDAIDPTGAIAACPLRKGGAEAKPTAAPAGTTPPTQAAPATK, encoded by the coding sequence ATGCTCAACTCCCTGCTCGTCGTCGGATGGCTCAGCGCAGCGATTCCCCAGGTGGGCGACACCGCCCCGGACTTCACGGTGAAGGACACCGCGGGGACGACCTACACGCTGTCGGAGATGGTGAAGAAGGGGCCCGTCATCGTGGCCTTCTTCCCCAAGGCGTTCACCGGCGGCTGCACGAAGGAGCTGACCGCGTACCGTGAGCGCTACAAGGACGTCGAGCAGGCGCAGGGCCAGGTGCTGGCCTTCTCCACGGACGACGCGGAGACGCTGACGCGCTTCAAGACGGAGCTGAAGGCGCCCTTCGCGTTCATCCCGGACCCGGACGGCAAGGTCGTGGGCGCGTACGACGTGAAGATGCCGGTGGTGACGGTGTCCAAGCGCTACACGTTCGTCGTGGGCGAGGACCGCAAGGTGCTCAAGGTGAGCGAGGGCAAGGACGCCATCGACCCCACGGGCGCCATCGCCGCGTGCCCTCTGCGCAAGGGCGGCGCAGAGGCGAAGCCCACCGCGGCTCCGGCGGGCACCACGCCGCCCACCCAGGCCGCGCCCGCGACGAAGTAG